The Paenibacillus spongiae nucleotide sequence ATCCATGCAGGTCGCCATGGCACATGCCCCGCTCCAATTCTTCCGAAACCGTCTCTATACGGCTGCGCAGCAGCTTGGACAGCGCCTCCAGATATTCGAAATCCTCCGGTCTATGGGCTAACAAAGGCTTGATCGATTGGAGAGGCTCTTTCAGCAAATGATCCAAATCAATGACAAATCGGTCATGACGGCACTGATAGCCATTCATAGCCGCGTGCAGCTTGGCTACTTCTTCTCCGTATAACGAGCTGCTCTCCTTCGTGTCCGAATGCCCGCCTTCCGCGTAGGTAAACAACGCGGCGAATCGCTGTCCTTCCGGAGCCGCTATTTCAACCAGATTGCCGCCGGCTTTCTTCATGACGGCATGCGACACCGGCAGTCCATGAACATATAAATGATGCAGCAGTTCAAGCTCCCATTCGATATCGCTTTGGCTTCTCCAATTGACTTTATAGATTCGCAAGATGTATTTAATCTCGCTCGCGGCTACCAAATAAGTATCATTAAGACCGTTATTGAGAAAACGCACCTCCGCGATGTCCCCGATATCATATAAGTCATGAATGACAGGAACCAAAGCGTCCGAAGAGATGACGGAATGATTGACAGCCAGTTTTAACATCCAGCTCCTCCTTTAATAGATATTAGTTGAACCGAAGATCGAACGCAGCCCGATGTGCAGATACAATGTTCTTCTGTAGCAGCCAGTAACCTTCATCCAACACCCCATATTGCCGATAACATAACTAGGTCAAACCCCTCCATGTAAATCCAATAAGGATGTGAACCGATGCGTATTGAGACCGGTAATGCCTACTCGCCCCTTACGAGACGGACGAGTGCCATTCCAGCACCGAATTTGTTTGAAGCTGCGCTTCAGAAGATAGAGAAAGAAGACGACAAGCAGAAAGACGATAAAGGAAAGCTCGTGACAGCAAGAGAAGGGGCTTACGTGCGTCAATATATCGTAAGAGCAGATGGCAGCAAGATTCTGATCCGTGAAACGAAGCAAGCCGCAGATGATTCCACGTTATCCGGTCATGATCCGCAGGCAGCTTCCGTTACTCCGGAAGCAGGTCACAGCGGCCTGAGTCAGAACGCGAAGCATATGCTCCATCTCGTCAACCTACAGGTTGGTGCCGCCGTAGGGTTCGGCTTATCTTATATCAGCATGAATGGTCCATCTCGTTCTTCAGCTCATGCTGGCCTTGTCCATTCACTTTCAAGATAACTTTCTTCCCGTTATGCAGCAGAGCCCGGTATGGAAACTGATATTGCCGGCCTAGATAATTGCGATCCAGTGACTTGATTCTACTCTCCGCGATCAGGTCATGAGGCCACGGAAATTCCAATGAATCGAGATCGAGCGTCATCATGATGCCTCCTCCGGGGCCAATACTGGCAGGCAGGTCTGAATCGACCTGCCCGCCGAAGTGAATTTATTTAAAGCGAATAGCCAGATACGGCAAGTCATTCATCAGATTCGAGGTCGTCGTATCCAGCATCTCTTTCGACCACGGATGCAGGTTATTCAGATCCAAGCTTCGGAATGCCCCTGAATAAACCAGAATTTCACGCAGTCTGAGGAATAGCGGAATTCGCTCTAACCAATATGTCTCAAGCGTGTTCTCCCGGCAATAGCCCTCCATAAGATTATCGTAGAACCGTTGGGCGGTTGCATTCCGCAGCTCGACGCCATCGCTCTTCAGCGGCGTCGCATAGAACAATGGATTGGCTATATCCGCAGCAAGCCAGTTGTATTCGCACTCGTCAAAATCAAAGAGCGTCAGCCCATCCTGATGGGCATGAAAGTTGCCCAGCTGAATATCGCCATGGATTAACCCATAGGAATCGGGATCTTGGGGCAGCAGCCGAATTTCACCCAGAAACCGTTGGATCGGTTCAAGGACATGTTCATAGGATGCCGGAACATAGGATGAAATTCGGGTAAGGTAATGATTCTCATACCAGTCGCATCGCCGCGGGGACCCTTCTTGGACCCGGTATGCTTTGGTCAAGGCATGAATTCTACCGATCATTCGGCCCAGCCTCCGTACCCA carries:
- a CDS encoding phosphotransferase enzyme family protein; its protein translation is MLKLAVNHSVISSDALVPVIHDLYDIGDIAEVRFLNNGLNDTYLVAASEIKYILRIYKVNWRSQSDIEWELELLHHLYVHGLPVSHAVMKKAGGNLVEIAAPEGQRFAALFTYAEGGHSDTKESSSLYGEEVAKLHAAMNGYQCRHDRFVIDLDHLLKEPLQSIKPLLAHRPEDFEYLEALSKLLRSRIETVSEELERGMCHGDLHGWNVHFHNDSLTHFDFDCGGFGWRAYDLAVFLWARVRGRGKDAFHNEMWDAFLASYQQHKALSKHDLEAIPAFIAIREIWLMGLHTGNAQVWGAWQNDHYFDTNLKFLREWCAEHAIA
- a CDS encoding phosphotransferase enzyme family protein → MDRAIRALLNNRILEESAGKFGFHPDDLTDLGGFQNFVYGAHRDAKHCVIRIAHSSHRSLAMTEAELNWISYLMNHGVRAAAPIRSIEGKWAARINSGEDYFVATAFESAPGAKLDYRIYTEDSQWVRRLGRMIGRIHALTKAYRVQEGSPRRCDWYENHYLTRISSYVPASYEHVLEPIQRFLGEIRLLPQDPDSYGLIHGDIQLGNFHAHQDGLTLFDFDECEYNWLAADIANPLFYATPLKSDGVELRNATAQRFYDNLMEGYCRENTLETYWLERIPLFLRLREILVYSGAFRSLDLNNLHPWSKEMLDTTTSNLMNDLPYLAIRFK